The following coding sequences lie in one Xiphophorus maculatus strain JP 163 A chromosome 4, X_maculatus-5.0-male, whole genome shotgun sequence genomic window:
- the ccpg1 gene encoding cell cycle progression protein 1 isoform X2 gives MSETSSDTESSCGWTIISNEGSDIETLGSEAAGEYGAELVERRTLEEPQLLESQASVSASLCVEEKAADSLDVTLGEQAVDETLCCPEARDGSAVREQVFSSSDHSDIVTLRDLKEDEHAEEEEQEEAGSTEENYLGTSCSSHYTFTAAETAFPAQQPLVTNSSSSDDEVGRSSTPVIRRRRVRKNTTSVVTDPEEDEEVLPESWSSEEEQQPEWAEGRPNAANEDREQSRGGNVLNRCILLALIIAVSMGFGHLYGTVQIQERQKTVEKTRGIEHPDVRGLLEQRIRDEHLTKQRSDFGPDDLDEQQVINLLSGVIKKAKEENQELKAKQVHIQAQRDNLEQMLKQTEEERIEIVSLQQSLSDENIQLRSSMAREEKSLSVLQDELRNLRSQIRDLEARGAGADSLLSENQRLKEQLEEEQQTIRNFHLQREDMTAEAHMLRKKLERERKVTEELRSELTALRSHVSDSDRQSGSEAGDLEKRLLDLEKRLSYEQQRSDLWERLYVETKEEKVKGDRESTVRRAKQGVARKMKETFDAVKNSTKEFVHHHKEQIKKAKEAVKENLRKFSDSVKSTFRHFKDSASTFINKAQGFYSKKCDRANTEECWQHRAQKPRRTPDSFQNHHNTRKSAGKVLQDEDESSHKSSMKGCTGVFDCAYLESMNLFNKATEPIRAEEFDLLLQSYLQQEVDHFYHWNELRTFINGFFHNGLFIHDRMLFTDFVGRVESYLSDMHEYHSLDGDVFGDLDDYIYRHFFGEGYARSYGPRGPFQRPEDPKEEWRAKHQQRKQPRGKSRPHCGRRWSRSGRNADRHMADVKIELGPMPFDPKY, from the exons ATGTCAGAAACATCAAGTGACACTGAGTCCTCCTGTGGCTGGACCATTATCAGTAATGAG GGCTCGGATATAGAGACACTGGGATCGGAGGCTGCGGGCGAATATGGAGCTGAGCTGGTGGAGCGCCGCACTTTGGAAGAACCACAGCTGCTGGAATCACAGGCCTCTGTATCTGCTT ctCTATGTGTTGAAGAAAAAGCTGCTGATTCTCTAGATGTCACACTGGGAGAACAGGCTGTAGATGAGACACTGTGCTGTCCTGAG GCTAGAGACGGTTCTGCAGTCAGAGAGCAAGTCTTCTCCTCCAGCGATCACTCTGACATTGTGACTCTGAGGGACCTGAAGGAGGACGAGcatgcagaggaggaggaacaggAGGAGGCAGGCAGCACTGAGGAGAATTACCTCGGCACCTCCTGCAGCAGTCATTACACCTTCACTGCTGCAGAAACGG CTTTCCCAGCGCAGCAACCACTGGTGACAAACTCAAGCAGCAGCGACGACGAGGTCGGACGAAGCTCCACTCCGGTCATACGAAGACGAAGGGTTAGGAAAAATACCACGAGCGTCGTGACTGATCcagaggaggacgaggaggtgCTGCCAGAGTCGTGGTCCAGTGAAGAAGAGCAGCAACCTGAATGGGCGGAGGGGAGACCAAACGCTGCTAACGAGGACAGAGAGCAAAGCCGAGGCGGGAACGTCCTCAACAGATGCATCCTGCTCGCCCTCATCATCGCCGTCAGCATGGGCTTTGGACACTTGTATG GCACGGTCCAGATTCAGGAAAGGcaaaaaactgtggagaaaaccAGAGGGATTGAACACCCGGATGTGAGGGGTCTACTTGAGCAACGTATCAGAGATGAGCATTTAACAAAGCAG AGGAGCGACTTTGGGCCAGATGACCTCGATGAGCAGCAGGTTATTAATTTGCTCTCAGGAGTGATTAAAAAAGCAAAGGAAGAAAACCAGGAGCTCAAAGCAAAACAAGTTCACATCCAG GCTCAGAGAGATAACCTGGAGCAGATGCTGAAACAGACCGAGGAGGAGAGGATTGAAATCGTGTCTCTGCAGCAGAGTCTCTCAGATGAAAACATCCAGCTGAGAAGCTCCATGGCACGCGAGGAAAAGTCTCTGTCCGTCCTGCAGGACGAGTTGAGAAACCTGCGCTCCCAAATCAGAGATCTGGAGGCGAGGGGAGCAGGAGCCGATTCTCTGCTGTCTGAAAACCAGAGGCTGAaagagcagctggaggaggagcagcagaccATCAGAAACTTCCACCTTCAGAGGGAAGACATGACGGCTGAAGCTCACATGCTGAGGAAGAagctggagagagagaggaaggtcACGGAGGAACTGAGGAGCGAGCTGACCGCTCTGAGGAGTCACGTCTCTGATTCTGACAGGCAGAGTGGTTCAGAAGCAGGAGATTTGGAGAAACGTCTGCTGGATCTGGAGAAGAGGCTGAGCTACGAGCAGCAGCGCTCCGACCTGTGGGAAAGGCTGTACGTGGAAACCAAGGAGGAAAAGGTCAAAGGAGACCGAGAATCCACAGTGAGGAGAGCTAAACAAGGAGTGGCCAGGAAAATGAAGGAGACGTTCGATGCTGTGAAAAACTCCACCAAGGAGTTCGTCCACCACCATAAGGAGCAGATTAAGAAAGCCAAGGAGGCCGTGAAGGAAAACCTGAGGAAGTTCTCTGACTCCGTCAAATCAACTTTCAGACACTTTAAAGATTCAGCCTCGACGTTCATCAACAAAGCCCAGGGATTTTACAGCAAGAAATGTGACAGAGCAAACACAGAGGAGTGCTGGCAGCACAGAGCGCAGAAACCCAGACGCACACCCGACTCCTTCCAGAACCACCACAACACACGGAAATCAGCCGGGAAGGTCCTCCAGGACGAGGATGAGAGTAGCCACAAGAGCAGCATGAAGGGATGCACCGGCGTCTTCGACTGCGCCTACCTGGAGTCCATGAACCTCTTCAACAAAGCCacagagccaatcagagccgaAGAGTTCGACCTCCTGCTGCAGAGCTACCTGCAGCAGGAGGTCGACCACTTCTACCACTGGAACGAACTCAGGACATTCATCAACGGCTTCTTTCACAACGGACTCTTCATCCACGACCGCATGCTCTTCACAGACTTCGTAGGCAGAGTGGAGAGCTACCTGAGCGACATGCATGAATACCACAGCCTGGACGGCGACGTGTTCGGAGACCTCGACGACTACATCTACAGGCACTTCTTCGGAGAAGGCTACGCCAGGAGCTACGGTCCGCG GGGGCCGTTTCAGAGACCTGAAGACCCAAAGGAAGAGTGGAGGGCGAAGCACCAGCAGAGGAAGCAACCGAGGGGCAAATCTCGTCCTCACTGCGGTCGCAGGTGGAGCCGATCAGGAAGAAATGCAGACAGGCACATGGCTGACGTTAAAATCGAACTGGGCCCAATGCCCTTTGACCCcaaatactga
- the ccpg1 gene encoding cell cycle progression protein 1 isoform X1, which translates to MSETSSDTESSCGWTIISNEGSDIETLGSEAAGEYGAELVERRTLEEPQLLESQASVSASLCVEEKAADSLDVTLGEQAVDETLCCPEARDGSAVREQVFSSSDHSDIVTLRDLKEDEHAEEEEQEEAGSTEENYLGTSCSSHYTFTAAETGLLLSRWKLQQTLVNLSHRLRSRLPAFPAQQPLVTNSSSSDDEVGRSSTPVIRRRRVRKNTTSVVTDPEEDEEVLPESWSSEEEQQPEWAEGRPNAANEDREQSRGGNVLNRCILLALIIAVSMGFGHLYGTVQIQERQKTVEKTRGIEHPDVRGLLEQRIRDEHLTKQRSDFGPDDLDEQQVINLLSGVIKKAKEENQELKAKQVHIQAQRDNLEQMLKQTEEERIEIVSLQQSLSDENIQLRSSMAREEKSLSVLQDELRNLRSQIRDLEARGAGADSLLSENQRLKEQLEEEQQTIRNFHLQREDMTAEAHMLRKKLERERKVTEELRSELTALRSHVSDSDRQSGSEAGDLEKRLLDLEKRLSYEQQRSDLWERLYVETKEEKVKGDRESTVRRAKQGVARKMKETFDAVKNSTKEFVHHHKEQIKKAKEAVKENLRKFSDSVKSTFRHFKDSASTFINKAQGFYSKKCDRANTEECWQHRAQKPRRTPDSFQNHHNTRKSAGKVLQDEDESSHKSSMKGCTGVFDCAYLESMNLFNKATEPIRAEEFDLLLQSYLQQEVDHFYHWNELRTFINGFFHNGLFIHDRMLFTDFVGRVESYLSDMHEYHSLDGDVFGDLDDYIYRHFFGEGYARSYGPRGPFQRPEDPKEEWRAKHQQRKQPRGKSRPHCGRRWSRSGRNADRHMADVKIELGPMPFDPKY; encoded by the exons ATGTCAGAAACATCAAGTGACACTGAGTCCTCCTGTGGCTGGACCATTATCAGTAATGAG GGCTCGGATATAGAGACACTGGGATCGGAGGCTGCGGGCGAATATGGAGCTGAGCTGGTGGAGCGCCGCACTTTGGAAGAACCACAGCTGCTGGAATCACAGGCCTCTGTATCTGCTT ctCTATGTGTTGAAGAAAAAGCTGCTGATTCTCTAGATGTCACACTGGGAGAACAGGCTGTAGATGAGACACTGTGCTGTCCTGAG GCTAGAGACGGTTCTGCAGTCAGAGAGCAAGTCTTCTCCTCCAGCGATCACTCTGACATTGTGACTCTGAGGGACCTGAAGGAGGACGAGcatgcagaggaggaggaacaggAGGAGGCAGGCAGCACTGAGGAGAATTACCTCGGCACCTCCTGCAGCAGTCATTACACCTTCACTGCTGCAGAAACGG GTTTGTTGTTGAGTCGCTGGAAACTTCAACAAACTCTGGTGAACTTGAGTCACCGCCTGAGGAGTCGCCTCCCTG CTTTCCCAGCGCAGCAACCACTGGTGACAAACTCAAGCAGCAGCGACGACGAGGTCGGACGAAGCTCCACTCCGGTCATACGAAGACGAAGGGTTAGGAAAAATACCACGAGCGTCGTGACTGATCcagaggaggacgaggaggtgCTGCCAGAGTCGTGGTCCAGTGAAGAAGAGCAGCAACCTGAATGGGCGGAGGGGAGACCAAACGCTGCTAACGAGGACAGAGAGCAAAGCCGAGGCGGGAACGTCCTCAACAGATGCATCCTGCTCGCCCTCATCATCGCCGTCAGCATGGGCTTTGGACACTTGTATG GCACGGTCCAGATTCAGGAAAGGcaaaaaactgtggagaaaaccAGAGGGATTGAACACCCGGATGTGAGGGGTCTACTTGAGCAACGTATCAGAGATGAGCATTTAACAAAGCAG AGGAGCGACTTTGGGCCAGATGACCTCGATGAGCAGCAGGTTATTAATTTGCTCTCAGGAGTGATTAAAAAAGCAAAGGAAGAAAACCAGGAGCTCAAAGCAAAACAAGTTCACATCCAG GCTCAGAGAGATAACCTGGAGCAGATGCTGAAACAGACCGAGGAGGAGAGGATTGAAATCGTGTCTCTGCAGCAGAGTCTCTCAGATGAAAACATCCAGCTGAGAAGCTCCATGGCACGCGAGGAAAAGTCTCTGTCCGTCCTGCAGGACGAGTTGAGAAACCTGCGCTCCCAAATCAGAGATCTGGAGGCGAGGGGAGCAGGAGCCGATTCTCTGCTGTCTGAAAACCAGAGGCTGAaagagcagctggaggaggagcagcagaccATCAGAAACTTCCACCTTCAGAGGGAAGACATGACGGCTGAAGCTCACATGCTGAGGAAGAagctggagagagagaggaaggtcACGGAGGAACTGAGGAGCGAGCTGACCGCTCTGAGGAGTCACGTCTCTGATTCTGACAGGCAGAGTGGTTCAGAAGCAGGAGATTTGGAGAAACGTCTGCTGGATCTGGAGAAGAGGCTGAGCTACGAGCAGCAGCGCTCCGACCTGTGGGAAAGGCTGTACGTGGAAACCAAGGAGGAAAAGGTCAAAGGAGACCGAGAATCCACAGTGAGGAGAGCTAAACAAGGAGTGGCCAGGAAAATGAAGGAGACGTTCGATGCTGTGAAAAACTCCACCAAGGAGTTCGTCCACCACCATAAGGAGCAGATTAAGAAAGCCAAGGAGGCCGTGAAGGAAAACCTGAGGAAGTTCTCTGACTCCGTCAAATCAACTTTCAGACACTTTAAAGATTCAGCCTCGACGTTCATCAACAAAGCCCAGGGATTTTACAGCAAGAAATGTGACAGAGCAAACACAGAGGAGTGCTGGCAGCACAGAGCGCAGAAACCCAGACGCACACCCGACTCCTTCCAGAACCACCACAACACACGGAAATCAGCCGGGAAGGTCCTCCAGGACGAGGATGAGAGTAGCCACAAGAGCAGCATGAAGGGATGCACCGGCGTCTTCGACTGCGCCTACCTGGAGTCCATGAACCTCTTCAACAAAGCCacagagccaatcagagccgaAGAGTTCGACCTCCTGCTGCAGAGCTACCTGCAGCAGGAGGTCGACCACTTCTACCACTGGAACGAACTCAGGACATTCATCAACGGCTTCTTTCACAACGGACTCTTCATCCACGACCGCATGCTCTTCACAGACTTCGTAGGCAGAGTGGAGAGCTACCTGAGCGACATGCATGAATACCACAGCCTGGACGGCGACGTGTTCGGAGACCTCGACGACTACATCTACAGGCACTTCTTCGGAGAAGGCTACGCCAGGAGCTACGGTCCGCG GGGGCCGTTTCAGAGACCTGAAGACCCAAAGGAAGAGTGGAGGGCGAAGCACCAGCAGAGGAAGCAACCGAGGGGCAAATCTCGTCCTCACTGCGGTCGCAGGTGGAGCCGATCAGGAAGAAATGCAGACAGGCACATGGCTGACGTTAAAATCGAACTGGGCCCAATGCCCTTTGACCCcaaatactga
- the ccpg1 gene encoding cell cycle progression protein 1 isoform X3, with product MSETSSDTESSCGWTIISNEGSDIETLGSEAAGEYGAELVERRTLEEPQLLESQASVSASLCVEEKAADSLDVTLGEQAVDETLCCPEARDGSAVREQVFSSSDHSDIVTLRDLKEDEHAEEEEQEEAGSTEENYLGTSCSSHYTFTAAETGLLLSRWKLQQTLVNLSHRLRSRLPAFPAQQPLVTNSSSSDDEVGRSSTPVIRRRRVRKNTTSVVTDPEEDEEVLPESWSSEEEQQPEWAEGRPNAANEDREQSRGGNVLNRCILLALIIAVSMGFGHLYGTVQIQERQKTVEKTRGIEHPDVRGLLEQRIRDEHLTKQRSDFGPDDLDEQQVINLLSGVIKKAKEENQELKAKQVHIQAQRDNLEQMLKQTEEERIEIVSLQQSLSDENIQLRSSMAREEKSLSVLQDELRNLRSQIRDLEARGAGADSLLSENQRLKEQLEEEQQTIRNFHLQREDMTAEAHMLRKKLERERKVTEELRSELTALRSHVSDSDRQSGSEAGDLEKRLLDLEKRLSYEQQRSDLWERLYVETKEEKVKGDRESTVRRAKQGVARKMKETFDAVKNSTKEFVHHHKEQIKKAKEAVKENLRKFSDSVKSTFRHFKDSASTFINKAQGFYSKKCDRANTEECWQHRAQKPRRTPDSFQNHHNTRKSAGKVLQDEDESSHKSSMKGCTGVFDCAYLESMNLFNKATEPIRAEEFDLLLQSYLQQEVDHFYHWNELRTFINGFFHNGLFIHDRMLFTDFVGRVESYLSDMHEYHSLDGDVFGDLDDYIYRHFFGEGYARSYGPRHATSEEFLH from the exons ATGTCAGAAACATCAAGTGACACTGAGTCCTCCTGTGGCTGGACCATTATCAGTAATGAG GGCTCGGATATAGAGACACTGGGATCGGAGGCTGCGGGCGAATATGGAGCTGAGCTGGTGGAGCGCCGCACTTTGGAAGAACCACAGCTGCTGGAATCACAGGCCTCTGTATCTGCTT ctCTATGTGTTGAAGAAAAAGCTGCTGATTCTCTAGATGTCACACTGGGAGAACAGGCTGTAGATGAGACACTGTGCTGTCCTGAG GCTAGAGACGGTTCTGCAGTCAGAGAGCAAGTCTTCTCCTCCAGCGATCACTCTGACATTGTGACTCTGAGGGACCTGAAGGAGGACGAGcatgcagaggaggaggaacaggAGGAGGCAGGCAGCACTGAGGAGAATTACCTCGGCACCTCCTGCAGCAGTCATTACACCTTCACTGCTGCAGAAACGG GTTTGTTGTTGAGTCGCTGGAAACTTCAACAAACTCTGGTGAACTTGAGTCACCGCCTGAGGAGTCGCCTCCCTG CTTTCCCAGCGCAGCAACCACTGGTGACAAACTCAAGCAGCAGCGACGACGAGGTCGGACGAAGCTCCACTCCGGTCATACGAAGACGAAGGGTTAGGAAAAATACCACGAGCGTCGTGACTGATCcagaggaggacgaggaggtgCTGCCAGAGTCGTGGTCCAGTGAAGAAGAGCAGCAACCTGAATGGGCGGAGGGGAGACCAAACGCTGCTAACGAGGACAGAGAGCAAAGCCGAGGCGGGAACGTCCTCAACAGATGCATCCTGCTCGCCCTCATCATCGCCGTCAGCATGGGCTTTGGACACTTGTATG GCACGGTCCAGATTCAGGAAAGGcaaaaaactgtggagaaaaccAGAGGGATTGAACACCCGGATGTGAGGGGTCTACTTGAGCAACGTATCAGAGATGAGCATTTAACAAAGCAG AGGAGCGACTTTGGGCCAGATGACCTCGATGAGCAGCAGGTTATTAATTTGCTCTCAGGAGTGATTAAAAAAGCAAAGGAAGAAAACCAGGAGCTCAAAGCAAAACAAGTTCACATCCAG GCTCAGAGAGATAACCTGGAGCAGATGCTGAAACAGACCGAGGAGGAGAGGATTGAAATCGTGTCTCTGCAGCAGAGTCTCTCAGATGAAAACATCCAGCTGAGAAGCTCCATGGCACGCGAGGAAAAGTCTCTGTCCGTCCTGCAGGACGAGTTGAGAAACCTGCGCTCCCAAATCAGAGATCTGGAGGCGAGGGGAGCAGGAGCCGATTCTCTGCTGTCTGAAAACCAGAGGCTGAaagagcagctggaggaggagcagcagaccATCAGAAACTTCCACCTTCAGAGGGAAGACATGACGGCTGAAGCTCACATGCTGAGGAAGAagctggagagagagaggaaggtcACGGAGGAACTGAGGAGCGAGCTGACCGCTCTGAGGAGTCACGTCTCTGATTCTGACAGGCAGAGTGGTTCAGAAGCAGGAGATTTGGAGAAACGTCTGCTGGATCTGGAGAAGAGGCTGAGCTACGAGCAGCAGCGCTCCGACCTGTGGGAAAGGCTGTACGTGGAAACCAAGGAGGAAAAGGTCAAAGGAGACCGAGAATCCACAGTGAGGAGAGCTAAACAAGGAGTGGCCAGGAAAATGAAGGAGACGTTCGATGCTGTGAAAAACTCCACCAAGGAGTTCGTCCACCACCATAAGGAGCAGATTAAGAAAGCCAAGGAGGCCGTGAAGGAAAACCTGAGGAAGTTCTCTGACTCCGTCAAATCAACTTTCAGACACTTTAAAGATTCAGCCTCGACGTTCATCAACAAAGCCCAGGGATTTTACAGCAAGAAATGTGACAGAGCAAACACAGAGGAGTGCTGGCAGCACAGAGCGCAGAAACCCAGACGCACACCCGACTCCTTCCAGAACCACCACAACACACGGAAATCAGCCGGGAAGGTCCTCCAGGACGAGGATGAGAGTAGCCACAAGAGCAGCATGAAGGGATGCACCGGCGTCTTCGACTGCGCCTACCTGGAGTCCATGAACCTCTTCAACAAAGCCacagagccaatcagagccgaAGAGTTCGACCTCCTGCTGCAGAGCTACCTGCAGCAGGAGGTCGACCACTTCTACCACTGGAACGAACTCAGGACATTCATCAACGGCTTCTTTCACAACGGACTCTTCATCCACGACCGCATGCTCTTCACAGACTTCGTAGGCAGAGTGGAGAGCTACCTGAGCGACATGCATGAATACCACAGCCTGGACGGCGACGTGTTCGGAGACCTCGACGACTACATCTACAGGCACTTCTTCGGAGAAGGCTACGCCAGGAGCTACGGTCCGCG GCATGCAACCTCTGAGGAATTCCTGCATTGA